Proteins co-encoded in one Aspergillus fumigatus Af293 chromosome 6, whole genome shotgun sequence genomic window:
- a CDS encoding complex I 30 kDa subunit family protein — protein MASARSLMRLSTGRSLASAVRSSQTCRAFSSTVQLASKVPEPENMRQAHRPPQGALRAPVVNPADKYQDKTESLHKYGQYVMSCLPKYVQQFSVWKDELTIYVPPTGIIPVMSFLKYHTAAEFTQISDITAVDFPTRDQRFEVVYNLLSIRYNSRIRVKTYADEASPVPSVTGLYEGALWYEREVYDLFGVFFSGHPDLRRIMTDYGFDGHPLRKDFPLTGYTELRYDEEKKRIVIEPLELTQAFRNFEGGTTAWEPVGSGVDRKPDSFKLPTPKPEEKKEDEKK, from the exons ATGGCCTCTGCTCGCTCCTTGATGCGATTGAGCACTGGCCGCTCGCTGGCATCGGCCGTGAGGTCGTCCCAGACATGCCGTGCCTTCTCGTCGACCGTGCAGCTCGCCTCCAAAGTTCCTGAGCCTGAGAATATGCGCCAAGCGCACCGTCCCC CCCAAGGAGCTCTTCGCGCGCCTGTCGTCAACCCCGCCGACAAGTACCAGGACAAGACCGAGAGCCTGCACAAGTACGGCCAATATGTCATGTCCTGCCTGCCCAAATACGTTCAGCAGTTCTCTGTGTGGAAGGACGAGCTCACGATCTACGTTCCTCCCACCGGCATCATCCCTGTCATGAGCTTCCTGAAATACCACACGGCAGCCGAATTCACCCAGATCTCCGATATTACCGCGGTTGATTTCCCCACTCGTGACCAGCGCTTCGAGGTCGTCTACAACCTGCTGAGCATCCGCTATAACTCCCGTATCCGTGTTAAGACCTATGCGGACGAGGCCAGCCCCGTGCCCAGTGTGACGGGTCTGTACGAAGGAGCTCTGTGGTACGAGCGTGAGGTCTACGACCTGTTTGGTGTCTTCTTCAGCGGCCACCCGGATCTGCGTCGTATTATGACGGACTACGGTTTCGATGGACACCCTCTCCGCAAGGATTTCCCTTTGACCGGCTACACTGAGCTGCGCTacgatgaagagaagaagcgcatcgTCATTGAGCCCCTTGAGCTGACACAGGCTTTCCGGAACTTCGAAGGAGGCACCACTGCTTGGGAGCCTGTTGGCTCTGGCGTTGACCGGAAACCTGACTCG TTCAAGCTCCCCACCCCTAAGccggaggagaagaaggaggatgaaaagaaatag
- a CDS encoding CCR4-NOT core ubiquitin-protein ligase subunit MOT2: MSSRPQIDSVIDDDDEFCPLCIEEFDLSDKNFKPCPCGYQICQFCYNNIKTHSEEGRCPNCRRVYDESTIQYKVPDADECAAAAKKKEAEKREIEASSRKNLAGVRVVQKNLVYVIGLNPTIRDESQLLQTLRGKDYFGQYGEIEKIVVSKAKPGGNPNQGIGVYVTYATKADAATCIAAVDGSTNGDRVLRAQYGTTKYCSSFLRNEQCNNRNCTFLHETGEDSDSYSRQDLSSMNTLSSQRPNGIPSGPSHAIPAHVARSSALPTSQPMRRQASKDDTTGMRQPDGSALPSSASWANKDSAINRTRRASLAGSQASQSPRPVHATVAQGVEEVKKAEKQSQERRQTPAPSEARPATPQTSVQTPPDPIAPLLENILKAVKSPDFKFIFSAAGLSTEEVALIENHPSFIDPYGGVKRRAMREKAEQERAKREQELLQNAAAEEESRESGSLQLGGEPDDAHPPRGRGGRDSHGAIQPPSQQGTTTNSAIGSPVSAASHQFQGLNLGGRSLTPLQQQQLMLLKSAGSQQAGLVDPLQSGLGSSVLDQASQVRQGLLQSQMAQFNALQAQNRQSSRFSFTNDANAKNLPNVRMLSQQAGLMQSGTPNPLAAPSPQHGLANNFYTSGVQGPPPGLKTAGTPPISGGGMFAQGHGFTTNANLGLGGNVGKQEANPELMRELLRGRSGTNTGGLQGQEAAKREFMFPFLQQHQTPPPLTPANGLLSSFYGSQAGTFSEAGPQKQKKKGKKHRHANTSSGGGGVVDLADPSILQARMHQVGANTTAGQALYGSQGQVDEDFPPLGTPLKDKRPVDSFGFLLRSHLPNDTQGTTRAGTPTLPPGLPLPHAHPASSLFQSPLNPSSPSLSISMPPPGLNITRSKPGTPSQNFSEIESQRPSPEPRETPESVPPSKFKNISEISLGSPLPKSAQIARTQAKPELSASLDDRRPSAKDGDTNNSHPNKKPSTKAKPMKLDLHFTPAHPQETTTSKAESPAQTAPTRYVAAPVSAVGSRPNTPMTGVSRASDSSAPRQPRVLRVVDTPKTETPPPASTSQSSASLPTTLKTRSRRPSISSLSRPDTPGDLGSEADLYTSASASRANSPPASSRIGSAPVRSITKSQAKKERRQKAKEAEAKKQEVIAVPEEPVQAPIIGRKRKTKKAPTSNADASNTSADNAPEPTKVSQPGPQEAAERVEPKTEETKKNKQEKPPKPHIEEKQPVSENKPAEPWRSKNTLEQLIKDSEQSGVSIKDLFLERTSPLQVLLAQLHKAGQLDLNNHPLFNPSNLSQRFDMKCTSDDYELLKQPIELTEEHRKALLRGEPVRLHSSSSQLKDRCLITPRGCVLHHLTPEEEDRYLALEKSMEWTTESFQEYPAALITEPDVTNRGGGLDALFATPENFNICWVDETTTNLSSAAHAGSPPAADASVSSTASAPPNVLSTMEADSTRSHNWAIASTAELANATAASVRSFAAATAKHMLGAAGVVMGTIPDLDDVVGMTDEELRSFALKSQKDLEGSRKELDAIDKKLAALFKRNKKLAQQALATTVEV, from the exons ATGTCGAGTCGCCCGCAAATAGACTCCGtcatcgatgatgacgacgagtTCTG CCCTCTGTGCATTGAAGAATTTGATCTTTCCGACAAGAACTTCAAGCCATGCCCTTGCGGTTATCAG ATCTGCCAGTTTTGCTACAATAACATCAAGACCCATAGCGAAGAGGGCCGATGCCCTAACTGCAGGCGCGTTTATGATGAAAGCACTATACAATACAAGGTTCCTGATGCAGACGAGTGC GCGGCCGCCGCaaaaaagaaggaagctgAAAAGCGCGAAATCGAGGCTTCCAGCCGGAAGAATTTGGCGGGGGTTAGGGTCGTACAGAAAAACCTGGTTTATGTGATCGGCCTCAACCCCACAATACGCGACGAGAGTCAACTACTTCAAACTTTGCGCGGGAAGGATTATTTCGGCCAATATGGCGAGATCGAAAAAATCGTTGTCAGCAAGGCCAAGCCAGGTGGCAATCCCAACCAGGGTATCGGTGTCTATGTGACATATGCCACCAAGGCGGATGCTGCAACCTGTATTGCTGCTGTCGACGGATCTACCAACGGCGACCGTGTACTCAG GGCGCAATATGGGACCACCAAATATTGCTCATCGTTTCTCCGCAATGAGCAGTGCAATAATCGAAATTGTACTTTCCTGCACGAGACGGGCGAAGATAGTGATAGTTATAGCCGACAGGATCTTTCTTCGATGAACACACTCTCTAGTCAGCGCCCCAACGGAATTCCCAGCGGACCCAGTCACGCCATTCCTGCACATGTCGCTCGATCCTCCGCTCTGCCTACTTCTCAACCAATGCGCCGACAGGCCAGTAAGGATGATACTACTGGCATGCGACAACCAGACGGTTCTGCTCTCCCCTCGTCGGCCAGTTGGGCAAACAAAGATAGTGCCATCAATCGCACCCGGCGAGCCAGTCTAGCGGGCAGCCAAGCTTCCCAGAGCCCTCGTCCAGTGCATGCCACGGTCGCACAGGGGGTCGAGGAAGtcaagaaggccgagaagcAGTCGCAGGAGCGACGCCAGACGCCGGCGCCTTCGGAAGCACGCCCTGCCACTCCTCAAACGTCGGTCCAGACGCCGCCTGACCCCATCGCACCCCTACTCGAAAATATACTCAAGGCGGTCAAGTCCCCAGATTTCAAGTTCATTTTCTCCGCAGCCGGTCTTTCTACTGAAGAGGTTGCTCTTATTGAGAACCATCCTTCGTTCATCGACCCATACGGTGGCGTCAAACGTCGAGCAATGCGGGAGAAGGCGGAGCAGGAGCGCGCGAAGAGAGAAcaggagcttcttcagaatgcggcggccgaggaggaaagcCGAGAAAGTGGAAGTTTGCAACTTGGTGGTGAACCAGATGACGCTCACCCTCCAAGAGGTCGTGGAGGTCGTGACTCCCATGGTGCTATTCAGCCGCCGTCTCAGCAGGGTACCACGACGAATTCTGCGATTGGGTCACCCGTGTCGGCCGCTAGTCACCAGTTCCAGGGACTCAACCTCGGCGGCCGTAGCTTAACCCCacttcagcaacagcaactgATGCTGCTCAAGTCCGCTGGCAGCCAGCAGGCTGGCCTAGTCGATCCCTTACAAAGTGGATTGGGTTCGTCCGTTCTAGATCAGGCGTCTCAAGTTCGGCAAGGTCTTCTCCAGTCGCAAATGGCGCAGTTCAACGCTCTACAGGCCCAGAACCGTCAGTCTTCGCGTTTCTCTTTCACCAATGATGCCAATGCAAAGAACCTTCCCAACGTCAGGATGCTCAGCCAGCAGGCTGGTTTGATGCAGTCTGGGACGCCGAACCCTTTGGCAGCACCTAGCCCTCAGCACGGACTTGCCAACAACTTCTACACTAGCGGGGTTCAGGGTCCACCACCCGGTCTGAAGACAGCTGGTACTCCTCCCATCAGTGGAGGCGGCATGTTTGCTCAAGGTCACGGATTTACCACAAATGCCAATCTCGGTTTGGGCGGCAATGTCGGCAAGCAGGAAGCCAACCCAGAATTGATGCGCGAGTTGTTGCGAGGTCGAAGTGGCACAAATACTGGTGGATTGCAAGGGCAAGAGGCCGCAAAGCGTGAGTTCATGtttccttttctccaacAGCACCAAACCCCCCCTCCCCTGACTCCTGCCAATGGCCTTCTCAGCTCTTTCTATGGTTCCCAAGCGGGGACTTTCTCCGAAGCTGGGCcacagaagcagaagaagaaggggaagaagcaCAGACATGCTAACACTTCCTCCGGTGGAGGCGGTGTAGTTGATCTTGCGGACCCGAGTATTTTGCAGGCGAGGATGCACCAGGTCGGCGCAAATACCACTGCTGGGCAAGCGCTATATGGGAGTCAGGGTCAAG TGGACGAAGATTTCCCGCCTCTGGGGACTCCGCTCAAGGACAAGCGCCCCGTCGACAGCtttggctttctccttcgatctcatcttccaaatGACACTCAAGGGACCACTCGCGCCGGAACCCCGACACTTCCCCCCGGTCTCCCTTTGCCGCACGCTCATCCGGCATCGTCGTTGTTCCAGAGTCCTTTGAATCCGTCGAGCCCGTCTCTATCGATATCTATGCCACCGCCTGGCCTCAACATCACACGTTCTAAGCCTGGAACACCGTCTCAGAACTTCTCCGAGATTGAATCTCAGCGGCCGTCTCCAGAGCCTCGAGAAACTCCCGAAAGCGTTCCTCCTAGCAAGTTCAAGAACATTTCGGAGATTTCCCTGGGTTCCCCTTTGCCAAAGTCCGCACAGATAGCTCGGACACAGGCTAAACCCGAGCTCTCAGCAAGTTTAGATGATAGGAGACCGAGTGCGAAAGACGGAGATACCAACAATAGTCATCCTAATAAGAAACCATCGACAAAAGCCAAGCCTATGAAACTTGATCTGCACTTCACACCAGCTCATCCCCAAGAAACTACGACTTCGAAAGCAGAATCTCCCGCCCAGACTGCTCCTACGCGCTATGTTGCAGCTCCCGTTTCTGCCGTCGGGTCAAGGCCAAATACTCCTATGACGGGTGTCTCCCGGGCTTCGGACTCCTCGGCTCCTCGACAGCCGCGGGTTCTTCGCGTGGTTGACACCCCAAAGACCGAGACACCACCTCCCGCTTCCACCTCTCAGTCTAGCGCTTCTCTCCCGACAACTCTGAAGACACGTTCAAGACGGCCAAGTATTTCTTCGCTCAGTCGACCCGATACTCCCGGTGATTTGGGCTCTGAAGCGGATCTGTACAcgtctgcgtctgcttcTCGTGCCAATTCGCCTCCCGCTTCCTCTAGGATTGGCTCTGCACCTGTGCGCTCTATCACTAAGAGTCAAGCCAAGAAAGAACGCCGGCAAAAGGCAAAGGAAGCTGAAGCTAAGAAACAGGAGGTGATAGCCGTTCCGGAGGAGCCAGTTCAAGCCCCCATCATCGGCAGGAAACGCAAGACCAAGAAGGCCCCGACAAGCAATGCTGATGCATCCAACACGAGCGCCGACAATGCGCCTGAGCCCACAAAAGTCAGTCAGCCTGGCCCACAAGAGGCGGCTGAGAGGGTTGAACCGAAGACcgaggagacgaagaagaataagCAGGAGAAGCCTCCGAAGCCCCATATCGAAGAGAAGCAACCCGTATCCGAGAACAAGCCAGCAGAGCCATGGCGCTCGAAGAACACGCTGGAACAGCTGATAAAGGATTCCGAACAAAGCGGCGTCTCGATTAAAGATCTGTTTCTGGAACGGACTTCGCCATTGCAGGTCTTGCTTGCTCAGCTGCACAAGGCTGGCCAGTTGGATCTAAACAATCACCCTCTCTTCAATCCTTCGAATCTCAGTCAGCGCTTTGACATGAAATGTACATCCGACGATTACGAACTTTTGAAGCAGCCTATCGAGTTGACCGAGGAGCACCGCAAAGCCTTGCTTCGCGGGGAACCTGTCCGTCTCCATTCCTCTTCTAGCCAACTGAAGGATCGCTGCCTCATCACGCCTCGCGGTTGTGTCCTCCATCACCTGACGccggaggaagaagacaggTATCTCGCTTTGGAAAAGAGCATGGAATGGACAACCGAATCTTTCCAGGAATATCCAGCAGCCCTTATTACGGAACCCGACGTGACCAATCGTGGTGGAGGGTTGGATGCGCTCTTCGCCACGCCCGAGAACTTCAACATTTGCTGGGTAGATG